The following are encoded in a window of Pseudalgibacter alginicilyticus genomic DNA:
- a CDS encoding sensor histidine kinase: MSKKIFVMLVLLMSLSLIGIIFVQAYYINDAVKNADDRFNHNVKTALVYVSNTVEKDELATYFEKFQTLVRDKKEVDSTSVSQLFIYQQNNDTKETIIYKNGILKENYKLSSSLFDIGLDSIDFNSIIGSSSTEIYKNIEFSEKNSNQTPILNIINSGRLMEAQKLDFEKNFKAISKRTPIHKRVSGEEIEFLLAKKLAEFDIDIDFEFAIYSKDLATKVHSEEFDYNESSTFSVPMFYDENNQSTYRLLVNFPGDKKFILSSMIGMILLSFIFTSIIIIAYTGALYQLVKQRKIAQIKTDFINNMTHEFKTPIATINLALDAIKNPKIIEDKEKVLRYLGMIKEENKRMHAQVENVLRMSKLEKNELNISKDKVDLHDLIEEAITHVELIVENREGYIKPYLKAERDTVLANDSHFTNVIVNVLDNAIKYSPNAPKIEVYTENVGTDILLKIRDHGSGMSKAAQKRVFEKFYREHTGNIHNVKGHGLGLAYVKRIVEDHQGHVSVESELDKGSTFTIKLPLIS; this comes from the coding sequence ATGAGCAAAAAAATATTTGTTATGTTGGTGTTGTTGATGAGTTTATCACTCATCGGAATCATCTTTGTTCAAGCATATTATATTAATGATGCTGTTAAAAATGCTGATGATCGTTTTAATCATAATGTAAAAACAGCTTTGGTGTATGTATCCAATACGGTTGAAAAAGACGAGTTAGCTACATATTTTGAGAAATTTCAGACTTTAGTAAGAGACAAAAAAGAAGTTGATTCTACATCTGTTTCTCAATTATTTATATATCAGCAGAACAACGATACCAAGGAAACAATTATATATAAAAATGGTATTTTAAAGGAAAATTATAAGTTATCCTCATCGCTCTTTGACATTGGTTTAGACAGTATTGATTTTAATAGTATCATAGGAAGTTCTAGTACAGAAATTTATAAAAATATTGAGTTTTCAGAAAAAAACTCAAATCAAACACCTATTTTAAATATTATTAATAGTGGGCGTTTGATGGAAGCTCAAAAATTGGATTTTGAGAAAAATTTTAAGGCTATATCTAAAAGAACACCTATTCATAAACGTGTTTCAGGTGAAGAGATTGAGTTTCTACTTGCTAAAAAATTGGCAGAATTTGATATTGATATCGATTTTGAATTTGCTATATATAGTAAAGATTTAGCAACAAAAGTACACAGTGAAGAGTTTGATTACAATGAGTCATCAACCTTTAGTGTCCCTATGTTTTATGATGAAAATAACCAAAGTACCTATCGCCTTTTGGTGAATTTTCCAGGTGATAAAAAGTTTATTTTATCATCTATGATAGGGATGATTTTGTTATCTTTTATTTTTACGTCTATTATTATTATAGCTTACACGGGAGCACTTTATCAGCTTGTAAAACAGCGTAAAATAGCTCAGATAAAAACCGATTTCATCAATAATATGACGCATGAGTTTAAAACCCCAATTGCTACTATCAATTTAGCTTTGGATGCTATTAAAAACCCTAAAATTATTGAGGATAAAGAAAAGGTTTTGAGATACCTTGGTATGATTAAAGAAGAAAATAAACGCATGCATGCCCAGGTTGAAAATGTGCTTAGAATGTCTAAACTAGAAAAGAATGAACTAAATATTAGTAAGGATAAAGTAGATTTACATGACTTAATAGAAGAAGCTATTACGCATGTTGAATTGATTGTTGAAAATAGAGAAGGCTATATAAAACCTTATTTAAAAGCAGAACGAGATACTGTTTTAGCTAATGACTCACATTTTACAAATGTTATTGTAAATGTTTTAGATAATGCTATTAAGTACTCGCCAAATGCTCCAAAAATTGAGGTGTATACTGAAAATGTAGGAACAGATATTTTATTAAAAATTAGAGACCACGGTAGCGGCATGAGTAAAGCGGCTCAAAAACGGGTGTTTGAAAAATTTTATAGAGAGCATACCGGAAATATTCATAATGTAAAAGGCCATGGCTTAGGTTTGGCTTATGTTAAAAGAATTGTAGAAGACCATCAAGGTCATGTATCAGTAGAAAGTGAATTAGATAAAGGAAGCACATTTACCATAAAGCTTCCATTAATATCGTAA
- a CDS encoding response regulator transcription factor, with the protein MEVQEKKILLVEDDPNFGTVLKDYLMMNDYEVIHAKNGMEGFEKFKKDDYDLCILDVMMPYKDGFTLAKEIREKNKDVPIIFLTAKAMKEDVLKGYKVGADDYLNKPFDSEVLLMKIKAIIQRKATETISDSKQFEFKIGHFDLNSKLRFLKFKGGDPVKLSPKENELLRLLALHENDLMPRALALTKIWRDDNYFTSRSMDVYIAKLRKYLKLDERVEILNIHGEGFRLVVNS; encoded by the coding sequence ATGGAAGTACAAGAGAAAAAAATTTTATTAGTAGAAGATGATCCAAATTTTGGAACGGTTCTTAAAGATTATTTAATGATGAACGATTATGAAGTAATTCATGCAAAAAACGGTATGGAAGGCTTTGAGAAGTTTAAAAAAGATGATTATGATTTGTGTATTTTGGATGTTATGATGCCTTATAAAGATGGCTTTACATTAGCAAAGGAAATACGCGAAAAGAATAAAGACGTACCTATTATATTCTTAACAGCAAAAGCGATGAAAGAGGATGTATTGAAAGGTTATAAAGTAGGAGCAGATGACTATTTAAATAAGCCTTTTGATAGCGAGGTGTTATTAATGAAAATTAAAGCAATTATTCAACGTAAGGCTACCGAAACTATTTCTGATAGTAAACAATTTGAGTTTAAAATTGGTCATTTCGATTTGAATTCTAAATTGCGATTTTTAAAATTTAAAGGAGGTGATCCTGTCAAACTATCGCCAAAAGAAAATGAATTGTTGCGATTATTAGCATTGCATGAAAATGATTTAATGCCAAGAGCTTTAGCATTAACAAAAATATGGAGGGATGATAATTATTTTACCTCTCGTAGTATGGATGTATATATTGCCAAATTGCGAAAATATTTAAAATTAGATGAACGCGTAGAAATATTGAACATTCACGGTGAAGGTTTTAGACTGGTTGTGAATTCTTAA
- a CDS encoding VOC family protein: protein MTTNKNYPKSFSHIGITVPDIKEAVTFYSEVMGWYVIMEPSKVKKETETAIGQMCIDVFGNDWTEFEIAHLATSDGIGVELFSFPQGNKKAPEFNPFNTGLFHFCVQDPNIEALIDKIVSYGGKQRMPIREYYPEDKPFKMCYVEDPFGIVFEIYTHSYELTYSSGAYAK from the coding sequence ATGACAACAAATAAAAATTATCCAAAATCATTTTCACATATTGGAATAACCGTTCCTGATATAAAAGAAGCTGTTACATTCTATTCAGAAGTCATGGGCTGGTATGTTATTATGGAACCTTCTAAAGTTAAAAAGGAAACAGAAACAGCTATTGGACAAATGTGTATTGATGTTTTTGGTAACGATTGGACAGAATTTGAAATTGCTCATTTAGCCACTTCAGATGGTATTGGCGTTGAATTATTTTCCTTTCCGCAGGGTAATAAAAAAGCACCAGAATTTAATCCATTCAACACAGGGTTATTTCATTTTTGTGTTCAGGATCCAAATATTGAAGCACTTATTGATAAAATCGTATCATATGGTGGCAAACAAAGAATGCCTATTAGAGAGTATTATCCAGAAGATAAACCTTTTAAAATGTGTTATGTTGAAGATCCTTTCGGAATTGTTTTTGAAATCTACACCCATAGTTATGAATTGACATACTCCTCGGGTGCTTATGCTAAATAA
- a CDS encoding winged helix-turn-helix transcriptional regulator produces the protein MNLIGTKWKPLILFHLLEADLRSGILQKKIPDISNKMFTQTVRELEKDGLIFRKVYPVVPPKVEYGLTRRGHSLEIILRGLDAWGKDDCNI, from the coding sequence ATGAATTTAATAGGAACAAAATGGAAACCTTTAATATTATTTCACCTATTAGAAGCTGATTTGCGTTCGGGAATATTGCAAAAAAAAATACCAGATATCTCAAATAAAATGTTTACACAAACTGTTAGAGAATTAGAAAAGGACGGACTTATATTCAGAAAAGTATACCCTGTAGTGCCTCCAAAAGTGGAATATGGTTTAACCAGAAGAGGGCATTCTCTTGAAATTATTTTAAGAGGTTTGGATGCATGGGGTAAAGATGATTGTAATATTTAA
- a CDS encoding aromatic aminobenezylarsenical efflux permease ArsG family transporter, translated as MDFLQSLLENYNIPILSALILGLMTAISPCPLATNITATAFISKNISSKRKVFLSGLLYSLGRGFSYTVIGLILYFGASKFHIARFFNQNGEKYLGPLLIIIGLIMLNVIKLNFLGKSNFEEKISEKFKDKGLLGSFLIGIIFALAFCPYSGALFFGMLIPMTIASVDGLYLPVIFAFGTGLPVILFTYLLAFTAGKVGVFYNRITKIEKIMRHVAGVVFIITGLYYVFIFIGLWK; from the coding sequence ATGGATTTTTTACAATCGCTTTTAGAAAATTATAACATCCCGATTCTATCAGCCTTAATACTCGGACTAATGACAGCCATTAGTCCGTGTCCTTTGGCTACTAATATAACTGCAACCGCTTTTATATCTAAAAATATTTCAAGCAAACGTAAAGTGTTTTTAAGTGGATTATTATATTCATTAGGACGCGGCTTTAGTTATACCGTTATTGGTTTAATTTTATATTTTGGTGCCAGTAAGTTTCATATTGCTAGATTTTTCAATCAAAATGGTGAAAAATATTTAGGCCCTTTACTTATAATAATTGGTTTAATTATGCTGAATGTTATCAAGCTTAATTTTTTAGGAAAGTCAAATTTTGAAGAAAAAATATCTGAAAAATTCAAAGATAAGGGCTTATTAGGTTCCTTTTTGATAGGTATTATTTTTGCCTTAGCATTTTGTCCTTATAGTGGAGCTTTATTTTTTGGTATGCTTATTCCCATGACTATTGCCTCAGTAGATGGGCTTTATTTACCAGTCATTTTCGCCTTTGGAACGGGGCTTCCGGTTATTTTATTCACCTACTTATTAGCGTTTACTGCTGGAAAAGTTGGTGTGTTTTATAACCGAATTACAAAAATTGAAAAAATAATGCGTCATGTGGCTGGGGTTGTTTTTATAATTACAGGCTTGTATTATGTTTTTATTTTTATAGGCCTATGGAAATAA
- a CDS encoding nitrophenyl compound nitroreductase subunit ArsF family protein, which yields MNTIKFITVLAISFMFTACNGQKKSNNQSLNETTSKIEVFDFHSTHRCMTCNAIEANTKFTLETYFSDELKSDKITFQTINVDKKENEKIAEKFEAAGTALILNIIKNGNETKIDLTEFAFMNGNNQGVFSKELKAKIDKELKTL from the coding sequence ATGAACACAATTAAGTTTATCACAGTTTTAGCCATCAGTTTTATGTTTACTGCATGCAATGGTCAAAAAAAAAGTAACAATCAATCTTTAAACGAAACGACTTCTAAAATAGAGGTTTTTGATTTCCATTCTACACACCGATGTATGACCTGCAATGCCATAGAAGCAAATACAAAATTCACTTTGGAAACGTATTTTTCAGATGAGTTGAAATCAGATAAAATTACCTTCCAAACTATTAATGTAGATAAAAAAGAAAACGAAAAAATTGCTGAAAAATTTGAAGCTGCCGGTACCGCTTTAATTTTAAATATAATTAAAAACGGTAATGAAACTAAAATTGACTTAACCGAATTTGCTTTTATGAACGGAAATAACCAAGGTGTTTTTTCTAAAGAGCTAAAAGCCAAAATTGATAAAGAACTAAAAACACTGTAA